The following coding sequences lie in one Desulfobacterales bacterium genomic window:
- a CDS encoding LuxR C-terminal-related transcriptional regulator — MADKLFISPKTAENHRANIMRKLDLHSTLELVRYAAKLGIIDIDSWKT, encoded by the coding sequence GTGGCGGACAAACTGTTCATCAGCCCTAAAACGGCTGAAAACCACCGTGCCAATATTATGCGCAAGCTCGATCTGCACAGCACGCTAGAACTGGTGCGCTATGCCGCAAAGCTCGGCATCATCGACATCGATAGCTGGAAAACATAA
- a CDS encoding NADH:flavin oxidoreductase: protein MKKPVYKNLFNPMRIDGLKLKNRITMAPLYLGYAAAGGKVSPLLLYHYKEMARSGAAMIMIENASISPNGSGSDRTIRCDHNRYIPGLEKLSLTIKDESCCAGLQINHAGRFAHVADAVAPSGVPAFNRTPRALTKKEIAAIQKQFAAAALRVKKAGFDLVELHGGTGYLLSQFVSPRTNQRTDRYGGSIENRINFPVEVLKRVKDNVGDFPVGYRFLADEWMPDGLGLKESAVLAKELQKEGVAYLSVMGGTYESFFRPDIVRKSQKPGYMASLAGAIKKQVRVPVIAAGRISTPAKAESLLTGKKADLIGLARMLWVDPTWPQKARKGADRSILKCSPKCDACFKLVMQAKPAFCPRWNKEKRAVYREVFK from the coding sequence ATGAAAAAACCTGTCTATAAAAATCTATTTAATCCTATGAGGATTGATGGCCTGAAATTGAAAAACCGCATCACCATGGCGCCGTTGTATCTGGGATACGCGGCTGCCGGCGGCAAGGTCTCCCCCCTGCTGCTTTATCATTACAAGGAGATGGCCCGGAGCGGGGCTGCCATGATTATGATCGAAAACGCAAGCATTTCGCCGAATGGGAGCGGCTCGGACCGGACCATCCGATGCGATCATAATCGCTATATACCCGGTCTTGAAAAGCTGTCCCTTACCATAAAGGATGAAAGCTGCTGCGCCGGTTTGCAGATTAACCACGCCGGACGTTTTGCCCATGTGGCCGATGCAGTGGCCCCCTCTGGGGTGCCGGCATTTAACAGGACCCCGCGCGCGTTGACAAAAAAGGAGATTGCCGCCATCCAGAAACAGTTTGCTGCTGCCGCCTTAAGGGTCAAAAAAGCGGGGTTCGATCTGGTGGAGCTTCATGGCGGGACCGGTTATCTCCTTTCGCAGTTCGTCTCACCCCGGACCAATCAGCGCACCGACAGGTATGGCGGATCCATTGAAAACCGCATTAACTTTCCCGTAGAAGTTTTAAAACGCGTGAAGGACAACGTGGGGGATTTTCCGGTGGGATACCGTTTTCTGGCCGATGAGTGGATGCCGGATGGACTTGGACTTAAAGAATCCGCGGTGCTGGCAAAAGAACTGCAAAAAGAAGGGGTCGCTTATCTTTCCGTCATGGGCGGCACCTATGAATCTTTTTTCCGGCCGGATATCGTCAGAAAGTCCCAAAAACCCGGATACATGGCATCATTGGCCGGTGCAATCAAAAAACAGGTGCGGGTGCCGGTAATCGCAGCCGGTCGGATTTCAACCCCTGCCAAAGCGGAGTCCCTCCTGACCGGCAAAAAAGCGGACCTGATCGGCCTGGCGCGCATGCTGTGGGTGGATCCGACGTGGCCGCAAAAAGCCAGAAAAGGAGCGGATCGATCGATCTTAAAGTGCAGCCCTAAGTGCGACGCCTGCTTTAAGCTGGTGATGCAGGCAAAACCGGCCTTCTGCCCGAGATGGAACAAAGAAAAACGCGCTGTTTACCGGGAGGTTTTTAAATAG
- a CDS encoding isoamylase early set domain-containing protein produces MTKAKVKSRGSLRKVKFSFESTGAREVFLLGDFNKWDPQAHPMKKDVNGRWNRTLMMPPGTYEYKFIADGQWLLDPCNDQCCPNCFGSDNSVLNLELR; encoded by the coding sequence ATGACAAAGGCAAAGGTAAAATCCAGAGGCAGCCTGAGAAAAGTAAAATTTTCGTTTGAATCAACCGGTGCCAGAGAGGTTTTCTTGCTGGGCGATTTTAACAAATGGGACCCCCAGGCCCACCCCATGAAGAAGGATGTAAACGGCAGATGGAACCGAACGCTGATGATGCCCCCCGGAACATACGAATATAAGTTTATAGCGGATGGGCAATGGCTGCTGGACCCTTGCAACGACCAGTGTTGCCCGAATTGTTTCGGGAGCGACAACAGCGTCTTAAATCTGGAGTTAAGATAA
- a CDS encoding universal stress protein yields MYKKIMVPLDGSKLAECILPHIEAFISGCQLNTIVFVRVTEPVPVSSHGGYQVSEMDYKLIEENTKRIKAERISAAEKYLKGVVNRLKHSGVKFQTEVLVGNVADKPIDYSEANGVDMIFIATHGRSGVSRWVRGSIADRILRASRVPVLMLRAPGTLNESKA; encoded by the coding sequence ATGTATAAAAAAATTATGGTTCCCTTGGACGGCTCGAAGCTGGCCGAATGTATTCTCCCGCATATTGAGGCATTTATTTCAGGTTGCCAACTAAACACGATCGTATTTGTGCGGGTCACGGAACCTGTCCCGGTGAGTTCGCATGGCGGATATCAGGTCAGCGAAATGGATTATAAGCTGATAGAAGAAAACACCAAGAGAATTAAAGCAGAAAGAATTTCTGCGGCTGAGAAATACCTTAAAGGTGTGGTGAATCGACTGAAACATAGTGGGGTGAAATTCCAGACGGAGGTTCTGGTCGGAAACGTTGCGGATAAACCGATAGACTACTCCGAAGCCAACGGCGTTGATATGATTTTCATTGCAACCCACGGCCGCTCCGGGGTGAGCCGGTGGGTTAGGGGGAGCATTGCCGATCGAATCCTGCGGGCATCGCGCGTGCCGGTTTTAATGCTCCGGGCGCCCGGCACCCTGAATGAGAGCAAGGCCTGA